The following nucleotide sequence is from Salvelinus sp. IW2-2015 linkage group LG26, ASM291031v2, whole genome shotgun sequence.
ACCTATGTGTTTTCAAATCAAACCAATGTATAGTTGGTTAGTCTAGAACATAttttagtttgttgttgttgaaaatgtagaCTGGCAAGCTACACCACTGAGAAGTTGACTTCACGTGTCAAGTCATAATAACACGGTTGGCCTCCCATCTTTCAGATTCATATTTCTTCAGTGTTGCCAGTCAGACCAGTTGAGCAACCTGACATGCATGTGACTAACGCAATGCTGAATGTATCCTAACTCATCATAGCCTGGGCCCATAGAAAAATATAAAGCACTGTGTTTTTATGTCTAACCATAGCTCGAAACACCACTACCATAGTGCAATTTAAGGCTGCATAGCAGATGAGGAGTTTGTTGCTTGGCTGCAAAGAACCGCTTGATTATGATATGTTTATTTGGGGTCAAATTtgatatatataatttttgaggCTACCTTGTTCTTTTCCTTGACTTTTTATATTTGAATGTATGTAGCCTATATCTGATTGCAGAGGTATTGAGATGAGTGAGTGATTTTTGAGTTGTTAGTCTCCCATTTCAGCACCTACTCGGCTGGACAGCTCCCCTTTTTTACTAAATACCCTCAACCAAGCCCCCTCcacaatgtgtatgtgtgtgtgggtgggtgtgtgtgtttttggttttactatcttTGTGGGGCCCAGAAGTCCTCAcatggatagtaaaacaaggacaattctgacaagtggggacattttcctggtccccacaagaaaaaaggctattttaggcttaaggtttatgtttagggttacaattgggattaggggtttggggttaaggttaagggttcaaggaaaatagtattttgaatgggaatcaattgtttggtccaaTGAAATGATGGTCATGTTATAGTAATAGTGCCTATTTAATTTTTATACATATCAGTATTGAGAGTATTTTACATTTCTGATTAACAGCATTGATTGGGAGTTTTTCAGTGTGTGGTTTCCATGCACAGGAGAGGCACTTAAAAGAACAGGTGGGTGGATAAGAAGAGAATGTTTGTGATTGTGtaacatggttgtgtgtgtgtgttgtgtgtggtgtgtgtgtgtgtgtgtgtgtgtgtttgtgtgtgtgtgtgtgttgtcgtgtgtgggtgatgtgtgtgtgtgtgtgtgtgtgtgttgtgtgcgtggtgCTTAGCtgctaaagtgtgtgtgttgtgtgatgctgttgtggatgttgtgtgtCATGTTTTGCGTTCTGCTTATGCTTGCNNNNNNNNNNNNNNNNNNNNNNNNNTAATGATAGTAAaaccaacgtgtgtgtgtgcgtgtgttgctgtgtgtgtgtggtgtgtggttgtgagagagagagagagagagagagagaagatgagagagagagagaggaggagagagaggagagtgagagagaagagaggagagagagaggagaagagagagagagagagaggaggagggagagaagagagaagaagatgagacgGAGCGAGAGGCACAAAGAAAGAGAGGCcatgaggatggagagggaggagagacagacagacaaagcagacgagagagagacagcacagacGCAGAACGAGAACACAGAcgagcagaagacagacagacagacagcacagacagacagacagacagacagacagcacagacagacagacaacagaacagacagaagacagacgagacgagagacgagacagacacgacagaccagacagaccagaccagacaggacaggacaggagcacaggacagaaaacagacattacagacagacagacagacagacagacaacagagcagacagacagacatgaagacaagaacagaccagacagacaggacagctgGGTAGCTTAATTTAATCTCAGCATGTGTCCTAAATGTACCCTGTCCCTGTACAGTGGTCTCCCTATTGACCAGGGCCAGTAAGGAATATACAGGCGTACCATTGGAACGCACCAGAGTAATACTCTGTCTCCAATTAGAGTGTGTTCATTGTTTAATGGCTGGACAATACTATCGACAGCTGGCTTGTAGCCACATAAGCGCCTAAATAAAATAAACCTACTGAGCTTATCCTGTCCTCTCCAGCTTCAGTTTCATTATACACCACTGCCATTATTATTACAATAAACCCCGTCAGTCATCTTCTTCTGACCTTCTAGTAGTGAACGCCCCGCCCCCCATCCATCACTCCAGGCCTGTAGACCCCCCCCCGTTCCATAACTCGCCTgcttagaccccccccccccgtccataACTCAGCGctagtagacccccccccccatagactCAAGCGCTGTAGACCCGCCCCCCCCCCGTGCCATTTAACTGCAGCCTGTAGACCCCCCTGTCCATAACTCAGCCtgctagacccccccccccccccccgtccataACTCAGCCTGTTAGACCACCCCGTCCATTAACTCAGCTGTAGACCCCCCCCATCCCATAACCTCAGTCTGTAGACCCCCCCCCCGTCCATAACATTCAGCTGTAGACCCCCTGTCCCAATGAACTCAGCCtggtagaccccccccccccatccatacTCACGCCTgtaaccccacccccccacatCCGAGTACATCACGCTAGTAGACCCCCTGAATATAACTCAGGCCCTGATAGACCCCGCCCAATCACCATAACTCACAGCCTGGTTAGAGCCCCCCACAGTCCATAAACTCAGTCTGGACGACCCCCCCGCAATACAGCCATGTAGACCACCCCGTTCCATAACTCAGCCCTAGTAGGACCCCCCCCCACAGACCAGAGCCATGTCATAAAACTCAAGCCTGAAAATAGACCCCACACCCGTCCAATAACTACAGCCTGTAGACCCCCCCGTCCATAAACATACAGCCGAATAATACAGCCACACTCTCCCCCAGCCGATGACTCAGCCTGTAGACCCCCCGTCCAGTCACTCAGACCACTGCTAGGACCACACACCAGTCCATAAACTCAGACCATGCTAGACCCCCCGCGCCCCAGCCATAACTCAGCCTGTAGACCCCCCCGTCCATAACTCAAGCATGTAAACCCCGCCTCCCCCCATCCATTTTAACTCGCCTGTAGCCCCCCCACCTATAACTCAGGCCTGTATACGCCCCATCCATTAACTCAGCCTTAGACCCCCTCCCATCCATAACTCACCTgtagaccccccccccatccagtAACTCTGTAGACCCCCCCATCCATAACTCAGCCTGTAGACCCCCCATCCACTAACCTCAGCCTTGTAGGACCCCCCTGTTCCATAGACTCAGCCGGTAGGACCCCCCCATTCGATAACTCAGCTAGAACCCCAACTCCCCCCATCCATAACTCAGCCTGTAGACCCCCCCATGACCATAACTCAGCTAGTTAGCACCCCACGCACACCCCACCCCATCGAGTAACATAACAGCCTGTAGACCCCCCCATCCAGTGACTCACCTTTGTAGACCCCCCCATCCATAAACTCAGCCTGTAGACCCCCCGCATCATGAAATGCAGCCTGATAGACCCCCTCCCATACCATAACTCAGCCTGCTAGACCCCCCATTCATAACACTCAGCCTGGTAGGACCCCCCCATCCAGTAACTCAGCCCTCTAGACCCCCCATCCATAGACTCAGCGCTGTAGACCCCCTCCCCTATCCATACTCAGCCCTGTAGACCCCCCCAATCCAGAAACTCAGCCTGTAACCCCTTGGCCCATCCATAACTCAGCCTGTACAGACCCCCCCTCACATAACGTCAGCCTGTAGGACCCCCCTGTCCATAACTCAGCCTGTAGGACCCCCCCATCCATAACTTCAGCCTGTAGACCCCCCTGTCCATAACTCAGCCTGTAGACCCCCCCATCCATCCTGTATACCCCCCCATCCATAACTTCAAGCCTGTAGACCCCCCGTCCATAACGTCGTCCTGTAGACGCCCCCCCCCATCCAATAAACTCAGGCCTGTAACCGTCCCCCCCCATGGCCATAAACTAGCAACTgtagacccccccaccccccacccgtCCATAACTCAGCCGTAGACCCCCCCCCGCCCCGTCCATAACTCAGCCTGTAGACCCCAACGTCCATAACTCAGCCTGTAGACAGCCCCCCCCCTGTCCACAACTCAGACCTGTAGACCCCCCCGTCCATAAAACCTCAAGGCCCTGTAGGACCCCCCCCTGTAGACAGAGGGATGCgatacacacacgacacacacacacatcacacacacaaaccacaccacccacacacacacacaccacacagacacagagcacacacactctaGGTTATCTGGATGAAATATGTACTCTCTGGGTACACACATGATAAATAATACACACACTTAGAATGTCAGCTCTTTAATCGAAGCGCAATGCAGCAGAACGCGACGGAAGAAAGATTTAATTTAATTACCATTAGTGAATTATTGTAAGTGTTGCTTAATGATGTCATTACCCCATAGGGATGGCTTTCCAATGGCGACTTGACACGAAAAATGAGAAATATCATTCATTCACACCACTGCCGACCACCATATGCACTGAGTAGCCACTGGGAATAGAAACCACAATGACACCACTAAGGGGACATTACTTTCacttcagaaacacacacacacaccacaacacacacacacacacacacaaacccacacttaCACGCAcaggacacacaacaacacacacacacagcccacacaacacacacacggacacacgcacgcacacacacacgccacaggcacacacacacaccacacacacaacacacacaccacaccacacacacgacacaccacctTGTGGTGTGAGGGGCGAGCCAGATGTATGGGTCGGTTGTTGACCTCTAAGACAGGGTCATCCATCAGTCAGTTCACGGTGTGACACCACTTGGTCTGAGCCATCTGTCACTGTTTACTAGTGCGTTGTTGCTTGTTGCTATTAGACTGCATTATGAAATtataaccctctctcctctctccttccctccttgtGTACTCCTTTTCTCTACTGTCCCCTcttcctctgctccttctccttccctcccttccttcctgtgtctctctctctacttgccccctctttcctctctctacttccttcCGGTGCCTGTGCTCTACCTTCCTCTActgtcccctcttcctctctctcttattccctctccttcttcctgtgTCTCCTTCTCTActgtccacctcttcctcctctccttcgtccTTCCTACGCCTTTCCTTCCTGTGCTCTCTTTCTACTGTCCCctcttatcctctctcctctctcttccttccctccctcttcctgttGTCCCCTTCTCTACTGTccccgtcttctctctcctctctccttccctcccttgctTCTCTGTTCCTTGTTCTTactgtccctcttcctctcctccttctcctgtgCTCCGACTCCCTCTTCCTGTGTCTCCTTCTCTACTGtcgccctcttcctcttcctctctctgtccctcctctctgcgCTGTGTCTCCTTCCTCTAACTGTcttcccttctgtctctcctctcctttcggATCTCCTCCTAcgttccttcctctctcctctctctcctgcttccctCCCTTTCGTGACTTActgtcccctcttctctctctctctctccttcccttcccttcttccTGTGTACTCCTCCTTACTCTACTGCCCCCTTCCTTTCctatcgtctctctcttctggtctccttctctctctccctcccttcctatctcgtctctcaactagcttctctactgtcccctcttcctctcttcctctctctgcttccgtatcaccctctccccctttcctgtATTCTCGCTTCTCTAACTGTCctagcttcctctcctcctctctcccattcgCGCTACCTCTGCTTCCATAGATTGTGCTACCGTTCTCTAAACGGGTaccacctcttcttctctcctctctccttttcctccccgTGCTTCCTGCTAATCTCCTTACTCTACTTGTCTCCTCTTGCCtactctcctctcgcctctctccttccctctgcgcGCTTCCTGTGTCAcattctctactgtctctcttcctctctcctctctccttcccttcccctcttCCTGGTATCTACCTTCGTGCGTTGACTAGTCCCCtcttcctcgtctcctctctccattccctcgCGCCTTGTTGCCTGCTGTCTCCTTCTCTTActgtcccccatcctctctcatctctccttccctcgatCATCCTGTCTCTActgtcccctcttctcctcttcttccctgtctatcctctcttctccttgctTTCAATCCCCTCTCCCGACGTCCCTTCTTCTGTGTGTCTCCTTCTCTacttccatctcttcctcctctctttcctcttccgttctctcctgtccctcttccctcttcttctccgGCTTCCTCCTCTCgtcctgtctcttcttctctctctgtaggaaTGTGtacctaagtgtgtgtgtgtgagtgtgataaTGCAACTTAGTTATTGTAAAAATGATTTCCAAGGCGGTGTCTTGGCTAAATATCTGTCTACCAGGCTCACTCTCATTAGGATGTAACTACCTGAACATTGCAGGTAGAATAGTCATGAATGGAGCTGACATGATTCCTTACTCTAAATGTCAAATAGAGGCATGTCTTTTCTACAAAACATAATCATTATGTTTCCCGAAACGTTGTTGCCAACTGAACGTGGCCCAGgctactccctctctgtctgcctgtgtctatACTCCCTCATTGAGGCAGAACTATAGGACTGTGTGCTCTATCAACTCTAGCTAAAGTCAGAGGCATATGCTAGAAGGGTCACAGAGGCTGGCTGGACAAAGGGACAATAATACCCGAACTATAGAACAGGGAACGAACAGTACCAGTACAAACTATTTACTGAATGTCCATGGAGCCTAAACATACAATAACCCATCCAGAGCACTGTCAGAAATGTTGGTGATGGGACCAATGTGACCCTTGACACAGTCTTACAGACGCTGTAACACCACGGCTATGAATGATATCAAGTCTATTCCCACTTACCTCAAGCACGTTAGACAGGCTATATTCTGTGGCCGTTGATGTACAATGTTGTTGTCATTTTCTCTTAGTTTTGCTAACACACACCTGTGTCTCTCTAGGTGCAGCCCCTGGTCCAGCTGGCTGTAGCTGATCTGTTGGCAGCAGCCACCTTGATGTTCACCAATGCAATGAATGAGACCGACAGTTTCACCGACAGTGTGTTAATCTGTAAACACCTACTGCCTCTGTCACTGGTGAGCCAGCCTACTGTGGTTCTTATTTGCAGGGATAGTGCACTATAATAATCCTCAACTTAGAATGAACGTTCTGTAGATACAATCGAGTTCAATTTTGTACGTGGTCTCCTTAACTCCTTAGCTTTGAGACGCACTACAGATCTGTGAATTGCCAAACAATTACTTGAAATTTTGTTTATAAAAAGACTAGAATGCTTGTGTGCTCACCTCTAGACTAAGGTATAGATAAGGCATAGATACTGTACATAGTCTGTCTTTGAGTGCTGCAGTGCGAGTGATCCAACTTTAAAAGCATTTTAGTTCATGTTTGTTTAGACTTCACATTCACATATCAGCAGACGAATGTGCAGGTCAGACAGAACACGCAGTACATTTGGGGTGGAGGAACTGTTCTATACTGTGTTATGTCATGGAGCATGACATTATGCTGTGTCATTTATAGAGACAGAGTGTGAAGAAGCAGTATTACAGCTTGTCCTTTTCTATTACAGACCTTTAACTGTGTGCGCTTGCTGTTCTTGACACTTTACTGTGTGCTTTTTTCTATACAtttaactttgtgtgtgtgtttgtgtgtttgtgggtgtgtttgtgggtRtatggtgtgtgtgtgttctctgttccaGACATTTTACTGTGTGTCGTTTCTGCTGGTGGTAGTGTATGCCTGGGAGTCAAAGCATGCTgtcgagggatggagggagagaccaagagaggaagaggtgaggtcCCAACCCTCCAccaagggcacacacacacctcgactTTGTTTGATTCATTCTAAAatcaaatatctctctctccccccagtccCAGTGTAGACGAAGGGTGGTGGTTTTGCCTGTATATACACTTGTGTGGTGAGTCACCATTTAATTTCCAACTGATAACATCCCTGCTTTTAACCAAACTGATCTGCGTAGTGTCTTAAAAGCAACATATGTCCctaactgtttgtgtgtgtgatgcccCAACAGGTTTACGCCGTTGGTGATGTACTTTGCGTACACAATGTCTTTAGTCCTGACCACAGCGGACTTGGTACCAGCCGGCCACGGAACAGCAAACAACAGTGAAGTTAGCACATACtgcaccaggtgtgtgtgtgtgtctttgtcaaaATGTGTCTTATGACACTAATGAGAGAAAATGTAGATACTATAGCGAAACAAATCGTATGAATGAAATGGTTTCCTTATCTCACCTCTCTCTGTGATTGTGTTTCCTCCTAGCTGTATCCTCTTCTTGCATGTCTGGAGTGACCACTGCTCAGATATTGTGAGTAAATACCTGGTTCCACCTgggttgtatttgtgtgtttatgaAGGGACTGGAGAGCATATTGAATGAGaccttgttttgtttttcaggaACAGATCCATGACATTTTCATGCGATGCTTCCTCTTCTTCAGTGTGATACTAGTGTTGGTGTGCTGCACAGTAAGTACCAGACATCTTCACTAGTCTAGCATACAACACACAATACAGTTACCATATCAACATGGGTTCATTTACAGTAGTTTAAGTAGTTTACAGCCAATATAATGAAGAATGATGATCATGAAAATGATGAGTGATGATGTACTGTACCTGTGCAGGTGGTTTACTACAAGGTGGACAGCTTGTATCGCAGGTACGGGGAGGGACTATTTCCTGTGGAGGGAGACGCACGTTCCAGGAAAAGACTGAGGGGTGTGTTCTCCACTGTTCGCTACATGATTGTGGTTATCATCTTCTGCTGGACGCCAGGTACACAAAGTCAtcccaacacacacgcacgcacgcacgcacgcacacgcacacacacgcgcacacacacacacacacacacacacacacacacacacacacacacacacacacacacacacacacacacacacacacacacacacacacacacacacacacacacacacacacacacacacacacacacacaggaggctggtggaggagctATAGAGGACCGGGctttcattgtaatggctggaacggaatcaatggaagggtaccaaacaaataTAACACATGGAAAAGTGTGTTttactccattccatttattccattccatttattccattccagccattacaatgagcctgtcctcctatagctccttccaccagcctcctctgacacacacacgcacattgtcTGCGTGTATCTCCAACCTCCTATTTGTTTTTCCTGTCACCAGCTCTTCTTCTGGTTGTCCTGTCTGTGATGCCAGACATACCACAAGAGAAGCTCTTCCCCCTCTATGTTATACAGGTCAGTATTTCTATACAACTATCTCACTGCTGACTGCAGACATACATAGCCCTAACAAGATGCCATCACCCAGAATGAATTGCCCTTTCCCCTAGAGCGTGTTCTTTAACTATGTAAAATTAATAATGACACTAGATAAGCACCCATAATGCTTTAaccttacccactgggcacagatgtaaatcaaaactagacattgaactgactgacatttggttgagttgccaactaacgtgaattcaatgtgaaatcaacaaaaaaatgtcaacatgtcattggatttaggcaaaaaaaattgtgaaaataaataCAGAGTTTTTTGGTTGGGTACCCACTATACTCCATCTTGGTGTCGCTGCAGGCGGTGACGGTGTCTCTGCAGGGCTGTCTGAACAGTGTAGTCTACGCCTGGAGACGACCAAACTTCAGAGACGCTGTGCTTGGAGAGAGGATGCCCTTGCTCAGCCAAGACGCCCCCCTGTCCTTCTTCGACGAATCACTGAGGGGGCCGCCAGAGTgatggaagaggaagcgagacattcCACTCGCAAGttttttctggttcatatacagtcaataaACTAAACAGACCAAACCCAGCTACTAATGCAATGGTgctatgggagagccaccccctTAAGATGAAAGGAATTGACCATTTTTGGtcaatggtaaacggcctgagtggGACATCTCATCTATCCACCATTTTTGGGGGCGCCCTTGAGGCCTGACCTCTAGCCCTTAACCCTGACTCGAGAGATGCTGCTGGTGGAATTCTCCCTCTGGCCCAGATCTAGAAAGAGTTTACCCTGCTCAAATACTAACCTTCACCATTGAGGAAAGCGATTCAACACTGGACTTAGATCAGTTTCTAGGGATAACTTCATTCCTCTACTCCCACTGGGAGTCTGGAGCCAAGGCAATGGAGTTTACTATGTACTTATTTTAGTGTTATTTATTCTGAAAATAATCTTCAATGCTTTAATATTCATTTTTTAGTACTGTGTTATTTCTGTAAGATGGGTTGATAAGGTGATTATTATGATGAGATGTAGAGCCAGATGGGCCGGAGAATAATAGAAGTCAACATGATATGACAATGATTCTCATTTGATTAATTCATTGATTAATATGGTTTACAAAGCACTTCCTTAAGGGTTGGGGGATGGGCCCCTTTCACAATTTCCAATAGATAGCTAGAGTTACTATGGCAGGAATTGTCTACAACATAGCAAACAATGTAACTAGCAAGCATAGCAAGTTATCATTTGTACACATTCAGTCTTGTGTATCAggttgtaagtcactctggataagaatgtctaataaatgacaaaaatgtcaatgtaaatataGTATCACCCTGAACAAACTGAAGACATATCAggtgtatattttttattctatcATTTGACATCAATGATCCCTTAATTTTGGGGGGGCATTTAGCAAATTgcaggtctgctgagtgcaaacctggacgttgtgaaaattctgtgcaactttcagcacatttactgtgaacactgaggttgTACTCGCTTTAAGTtcgttttaacagtggccaagtaggctactgttgcTATTTAATCATAATATAGGcttaccagagtggcctaccatcaataacaatggagaaaatgcatcccataacacatggaaatagctgttctatcattcaagcctgtctcaaattacacactgcccctttaagacaaaaaagctCTTTATTTGActagcttttcaaagatgtctagaaatgttgacattttgtgctcttgtaggaagcaatcactctcctattgctgactacacatTATCTATAACTGAGCTAATAACTCActtgatcacaattgccacagtaaagggaaacgttgatagtgttaactaacagggaaaactctagaaagttgagtcaAGTTCAatctcctgcttctctctgtgggctgatatttcttctgtgcTCTGCAAGGCAATCCTGGGGGAGCTGCGGGGAAGTCACAAGCTACTGCGCGCAGCTTAAAGGGAATATTGTTTGACATGTGTATAAAAGTAGAAAAATAAGAATGTGAGTCATTTTGCATTTATTTGTTGACCAGTACTGTATTATATTTTGGCAAGTATACCTTCTTTTGTGGCCAGTAAAATCCCAGGAGAACATTTCATAACATGTTGTTATGATGTTTTATTTGTACAATAAATGCATTCTTACCCAGTCCCATTCTACTGATATTCTCCTAATCTCTTTTATGGTAACCTAAGAAAAKAATGGTTTAGTCCTATGGTGACCTTGTATCATAATGACTTCAGACATCGGAGTGCTGAGTCAAGTGGTGACATAGATGAGATAGGATTTTGTGCTGTGTCAGGCCCAGTCAGTGTGTGACTATACATGTTGAAGTATGTAATGAGAGACATGAGAGTTTAAAAGATTAAGGTCACGCACCTTGCTTCGATTCAGCCAgaagaccattagtgaggtcaaGATGTTGGGTGGTTACGTATtactcgcagtcggcattccaattcatcccaaaggtgttcgatggggttgaggtcagggctctgtgtaggcctgtcaagttcttccacaccgatctcaacaaatcatttctgtatggaccttgctttatgTAAGGGAGttttcattgtcatgctgaaacaggaaagggccttccacaaactgttgccacaaagttggaagcacagaattgtctagaaagtcattgtatactgtagcattaagatttcccttcactggaactaaggtgcctagcccgaaccatgaaaaacagcccaataccattatccctcctccaccaaactttatagtttgcaatatgcattggggcaggtagcgttctcctggcatcatccaaacccagatttgtttgtcagactgcccgatggtgaagtgtgattcatcactccagagaagtccaattgtggcgagctttacaccactccagccgacgcttgtcattgcacatggtgatcttaggcttgtgtgcggctgctcggccatggaaacccgtttcatgaagctcccgacgRACAGTTCttgtaaccagacacctaggtatttgtagttgtccacatattctaagttagaaccgtccagagtagtgatgctggacggacgggcaggtgcgggcagcgatcggttgaagagcatgcatttagttttacttgcatttaagagcagttggaggacacggaaggagagttgtatggcatttaagctcgtctggaggttagttaacacagtgtccaaagaagggccagaagtatacagaatggtatcgtctgcatagaggtggatcagagaatcaccagcagcaagagcaacatcattgatgtatacagagaagagagtcggcccgagaattgaaccctgtggcacctccaaagagactggcagaggtccggacaacatgccctccgatttgacacactgaactctatcagagaagtagttggtgaaccaggcgaggcagtcatttgagaaaccaaggctgttgagtctgccgataagaatgtggctattcaatgactctatgtacatagggcagcagtctctaaggttcaGGCTAGAGAACGGGGTGGGAGCTGGCTAGAAACTGCGACtcagttcagggcagggtactgggcagaggccggctagtggtgactatttaatcgtctgatggcattgagaaagaagctgtttttcagtctctcgttcccagctttgatgcacctgtcctAACCCCTtc
It contains:
- the si:dkey-30c15.2 gene encoding transmembrane protein 116, encoding MFTNAMNETDSFTDSVLICKHLLPLSLTFYCVSFLLVVVYAWESKHAVEGWRERPREEESQCRRRVVVLPVYTLVWFTPLVMYFAYTMSLVLTTADLVPAGHGTANNSEVSTYCTSCILFLHVWSDHCSDIEQIHDIFMRCFLFFSVILVLVCCTVVYYKVDSLYRRYGEGLFPVEGDARSRKRLRGVFSTVRYMIVVIIFCWTPALLLVVLSVMPDIPQEKLFPLYVIQAVTVSLQGCLNSVVYAWRRPNFRDAVLGERMPLLSQDAPLSFFDESLRGPPE